In Saccharomycodes ludwigii strain NBRC 1722 chromosome III, whole genome shotgun sequence, one DNA window encodes the following:
- the CLG1 gene encoding Clg1p (similar to Saccharomyces cerevisiae YGL215W | CLG1 | Cyclin-Like Gene), translating to MSSSAVYYNNYNYGAAVTVAPASNGYGYLPPALHQQQYQAPVHYVPTGSVATIQQQKSEGGVAEYVDYNFDLMTDFVVQNACLTFDREDALCITSSLYAKKAAGEKSILEIFTSGVNFVLNSIRLPSVSIYLALDYLSKYVSKFKNNNLDAIGGNSESVIYQNLIIALILANKFYDDKTFTNKSWAHATGVDLKVINKMEREWLEVFDWKLFDDKFVLYEEYCKSFEIFCLATVTKQAAELAQITTNMNDECNNGPFYDNKVCYGSTNVKSSYQTPVKLPSIMYNNSTNYYSYSSPNCSSDFASPVSSIYSTNVVSNNNGNDNYGCPSQNLFSSQQQQQYASQCNSIGTEGYYTNIDNGINNNINHNNSGYYYYYNNGNNISNVNAYNINTAEPQQMLQFTPQSQQQYYY from the coding sequence ATGTCCTCATCTGCggtttattataataattataattacGGTGCTGCTGTTACTGTTGCTCCTGCTTCTAATGGCTACGGTTATTTACCACCAGCTCTACACCAACAACAGTATCAAGCTCCAGTACACTATGTTCCTACTGGAAGCGTTGCTACtattcaacaacaaaaatctGAAGGCGGTGTGGCAGAGTATGTCGattataattttgatttgaTGACAGACTTTGTTGTTCAAAATGCTTGTTTGACCTTTGACAGGGAAGATGCTCTATGCATCACCTCTTCTCTGTATGCGAAAAAGGCAGCCGGTGAAAAGAGTATTTTAGAAATTTTTACCAGTGGTGTTAATTTTGTGTTGAATTCTATTAGGTTGCCCTCtgtttcaatttatttggCATTGGATTACTTATCCAAGTATGtttccaaatttaaaaataacaatttgGATGCTATTGGTGGTAACAGCGAAAGCGTGATTTATCAAAACTTGATAATCGCTTTAATTTTGgctaataaattttatgaTGACAAGACTTTTACCAATAAGTCATGGGCTCATGCTACCGGCGTGGATCTAAAAGTGATCAATAAGATGGAAAGAGAGTGGTTGGAAGTTTTTGACTGGAAATTGTTCGACGATAAGTTTGTTTTGTACGAAGAATATTGCAAATcctttgaaattttttgcTTGGCAACTGTTACCAAACAGGCTGCTGAGTTGGCTCAAATCACTACTAATATGAATGATGAGTGTAATAACGGACCTTTTTATGATAACAAGGTTTGTTATGGTAGTACGAATGTGAAATCTTCCTACCAGACCCCTGTTAAATTGCCCTCCATAATGTACAATAACAGTACTAATTATTACAGTTACTCTTCTCCAAATTGTTCGAGTGATTTTGCCTCGCCTGTTTCATCCATTTATTCCACCAATGttgtttcaaataataatggtaacgATAATTATGGTTGCCCTAGCCAAAATCTTTTCTCTAgtcaacaacagcaacagtaTGCCTCTCAATGTAATAGTATTGGTACTGAAGGCTATTACACTAACATTGACAATGGcataaataacaacatcAATCACAATAACAgtggttattattattattataataatggtaacaaCATTAGCAATGTTAACgcttataatattaacactGCTGAACCACAACAAATGTTACAATTCACCCCACAAtctcaacaacaatattattattaa
- the VAM7 gene encoding Vam7p (similar to Saccharomyces cerevisiae YGL212W | VAM7 | VAcuolar Morphogenesis) translates to MTIKCKIIDTTLSENGSYTVYHLCVKTIPINNNTKSHILFKRYTDFLNLKKDLEKQYGKEIPYEFPDSTNMTTIEKNNDNSNSIAPKNWLYSIFTNSSTDLQVVKFRKKSLEAFLNNMLNDSFDTKWKQSSFTLSFLQISPEDLSLSFSSDTVNRGSNNNTTLDNYLKNSNNSYNNNIADLTGDFVSNHWWDTFRECKKILDDPNTKLIDTVKVRLLLDKLDKSLQHDIEASSLSDKAKKTKFLNSLKTKINSINSYSETKDHISAPYDSHTADELTTQHDLFGDATNNTALVQPGRVLGTNRELLEQQQQTIKQHDEELKALHKIVINQKNLALNINQEIAAQNELMDLFHTDIDHTANKVKVANIKAKKFNDR, encoded by the coding sequence ATGACTATCAAATGTAAAATAATTGACACAACACTTAGTGAAAATGGAAGTTATACAGTTTATCATCTATGTGTCAaaacaataccaataaataataataccaaatCACACATTCTATTCAAAAGATACACTGACTTTTTaaacttgaaaaaagatttggaAAAACAATACGGCAAAGAAATTCCATATGAGTTTCCAGATTCCACAAATATGACAaccattgaaaaaaataacgaCAACAGTAATAGTATTGCCCCAAAGAATTGGTTGTATTCAATATTTACAAACTCATCTACTGACTTACAAGTTGTTAAAtttaggaaaaaaagtttagaaGCATTTCTTAATAATATGTTGAATGATTCTTTTGATACAAAATGGAAACAAAGTTCTTTCacattatcatttttacaaatatCCCCAGAAGACCTgtctttatctttttcttctgaTACTGTGAATAGGGgaagcaataataatacaacattggataattatttgaaaaatagcaataattcctataataataacattgcTGATTTAACAGGTGATTTTGTTTCAAATCACTGGTGGGATACTTTTAGAGagtgtaaaaaaatattagatgATCCAAACACTAAGTTGATAGATACAGTAAAAGTAAGATTGTTATTAGATAAATTGGATAAATCATTACAGCACGATATAGAGGCTTCGTCTTTGTCCgataaagcaaaaaaaaccaagtttctaaattctttaaaaactaaaataaattctaTAAATTCTTATAGTGAAACCAAAGACCATATTTCTGCACCTTATGATAGTCATACCGCCGATGAACTCACTACACAGCATGACCTATTTGGAGATGCTACAAACAATACAGCACTTGTTCAGCCTGGTAGAGTTCTAGGTACCAACAGAGAATTATtggaacaacaacagcaaacTATCAAACAACATGATGAAGAATTAAAAGCGTTGCATAAAATAgttataaatcaaaaaaatttagctCTAAATATCAATCAAGAAATTGCCGCACAAAATGAGTTGATGGATTTGTTTCATACAGATATTGACCATACGGCTAACAAAGTGAAAGTAGCTAATATCAAAGCTAAGAAATTTAATGATAGGTGA
- the NCS6 gene encoding Ncs6p (similar to Saccharomyces cerevisiae YGL211W | NCS6 | Needs Cla4 to Survive): MFVPPSDPVNKPKTLKVSQLCELCHCRKAIMKRPKNLIKICKECFYNVFETEIHHTIVNNKLFYHGEKIAVGASGGKDSTVLAYVLKLLNERYNYGIEIVLLSIDEGIVGYRDDSLATVKRNKEQYNLPLEIISYRDLYNWTMDEIVACAGIRNSCTYCGVFRRQALDRGASKLGIKHVVTGHNADDMAETVLMNILRGDVARLEKSTSIITESSGSPVKRSKPFKYTYQKEIVLYAHYKKLDYFSTECSYAPEAFRGTARELMKNLESIRPSCIIDIIQSGESLKLKPKREKKITIRNKNVSHNTSRNAVNEIEIRSDGTVSLSSSKNNSIRGNFKDGNRCERCGYLSSNKVCKACTLLEGLAKNRAKMQLDNDTFGQGAAKLTRELESLSF; the protein is encoded by the coding sequence atgtTTGTTCCTCCATCAGATCCTGTTAATAAaccaaaaactttaaaagtATCGCAATTATGTGAACTTTGTCATTGTCGTAAAGCCATTATGAAAAGGCCCAAGAATTTGATCAAAATTTGTAAAGAATGCTTTTATAATGTCTTTGAAACTGAAATACACCATACAATagtaaataacaaattgtTTTACCACGGTGAAAAAATAGCCGTCGGTGCCAGTGGTGGTAAAGATTCAACAGTTTTAGCCTACGTGTTAAAACTATTGAATGAAAGATATAACTACGGTATCGAAATTGTATTGTTAAGCATAGATGAAGGTATTGTCGGATATAGAGATGACTCTTTAGCCACAGTCAAACGAAATAAAGAACAGTATAATCTACCTCTGGAGATTATTTCCTATAGAGATTTGTATAACTGGACCATGGACGAGATCGTTGCTTGCGCTGGTATTAGAAATAGCTGCACATATTGTGGTGTCTTCAGACGACAAGCCTTAGATCGTGGTGCCAGTAAATTAGGTATTAAACATGTCGTTACTGGTCATAACGCAGACGACATGGCAGAAACAGTTTTGATGAATATTTTACGGGGTGATGTGGCAAGATTGGAAAAATCTACCAGTATTATTACAGAAAGTTCTGGTTCTCCAGTTAAAAGATCAAAACCTTTTAAATATACTTACCAAAAGGAAATTGTCTTGTATGCTCATTACAAAAAACTAGACTATTTTTCCACAGAATGTAGTTATGCTCCAGAGGCATTCAGAGGTACTGCAAGagaattaatgaaaaatttagaatCTATTAGACCTAGTTGTATTATTGACATTATACAGTCAGGAGAAagtttgaaattaaaacctaaaagagaaaagaaaatcacaattagaaataaaaatgtgaGTCATAACACAAGCAGGAATGCAGTAAATGAAATTGAGATAAGGAGCGATGGTACTGTTTCTTTATCTTcaagtaaaaataacagtATTAGGGGTAATTTTAAGGATGGTAATAGATGCGAAAGATGTGGTTACTTGTCCAGTAATAAAGTTTGTAAAGCTTGTACTTTGTTAGAAGGTCTAGCAAAAAATAGAGCTAAAATGCAATTAGATAATGATACATTTGGTCAAGGGGCTGCCAAGTTAACGAGAGAATTAGAATcattatctttttaa
- the SKI8 gene encoding SKI complex subunit WD repeat protein SKI8 (similar to Saccharomyces cerevisiae YGL213C | SKI8 | SuperKIller), giving the protein MSKLYIPTTNAGLAHDADIFDLQVTIPYTITCSGDGYIKLWKNKLLEGQLPQDFCYKQFVSKMGVHHLSYLHTIEPNTTLETFIISCVSFDGKLHLYQFDLKTLVFKNLGKDCAPIFGQLSFWSVNLVEQNGIYDASNANNNISHKLLATTVNGEIYSWDLKIKSPEQNGTETALTALDQVITIQNHIDVSDAVTTEIEENSDTKGTISTGTIFNNSMSGNFPLCLSHNISNEMVAVGYNNGILLLLELNTLKPVFQLQISSYPIRSLSFAPQPVLLEGHNNTDISGNYGRKDKSKNDTLLAVSHDMGSYGRLSLVSTKYGEHICDLSIPSHSSTALGTNNNSSGSANIVAFAHESWCLSCCFNETGKYLVSGGLDGKLRVWDVDKRERVSTLHCSNLDIEDDNKIMKVEKETGKNLSGSVALGVLSVKFINKDVRNNTSNEGLCCVCIDRGIRWYREAGSGTI; this is encoded by the coding sequence ATGTCCAAGTTATACATTCCAACAACCAACGCGGGCCTAGCTCATGATGCCGATATATTTGATTTGCAAGTAACTATTCCATACACAATAACTTGTTCAGGCGATggatatataaaattatggaaaaacaaactttTAGAGGGACAATTACCTCAAGACTTTTGTTATAAGCAATTTGTTAGCAAAATGGGGGTACATCATCTTAGTTATTTACATACTATTGAACCAAACACCACATTAGagacttttattattagttgtGTATCATTTGATGGGAAATTACATTTATATCAATTTGACTTAAAAACTttggtttttaaaaacttggGAAAGGATTGTGCACCAATTTTTGGTCAATTATCGTTTTGGTCTGTTAACTTGGTGGAACAAAATGGTATTTACGATGCCTCCAATGCCAATAACAACATATCACATAAATTATTGGCTACTACTGTCAATGGCGAGATATATTCATgggatttaaaaattaaatcaccAGAACAAAATGGTACTGAAACAGCACTTACAGCCTTAGATCAAGTGATTACAATTCAGAATCATATCGATGTTTCTGATGCTGTAACAACAGAGATTGAAGAAAACTCAGACACTAAAGGTACAATTAGCACTGGTacaattttcaataatagcATGAGCGGTAATTTCCCACTTTGCTTGTCTCATAATATTTCCAATGAGATGGTTGCTGTTGGTTATAATAACGGgatcttattattattagaattaaaTACATTAAAACCTGTTTTCCAGTTACAAATATCGTCTTATCCCATTAGGTCTCTAAGTTTTGCACCACAGCCAGTTTTATTGGAAGgtcataataatactgataTCTCCGGTAACTATGgaagaaaagataaaagtAAGAATGATACTTTATTGGCTGTTTCTCATGATATGGGTTCGTACGGGAGACTAAGTTTAGTGAGTACTAAATATGGTGAACATATTTGTGATTTATCAATACCATCTCATTCATCAACTGCCCTAGgaactaataataacagttcTGGGAGTGCCAATATTGTGGCATTTGCCCATGAGTCTTGGTGTTTgagttgttgttttaatgAAACAGGAAAATATTTAGTTAGCGGTGGGCTAGACGGTAAACTAAGAGTTTGGGATGTAGATAAGAGGGAAAGGGTAAGCACCCTACATTGTAGTAATTTGGATATTGAAGACGATAACAAGATTATGAAAGTAGAAAAGGAAACTGGCAAAAACTTAAGTGGAAGTGTCGCCCTTGGTGTGTTAAGCGTTAAGTTTATTAATAAGGACGTTCGTAATAATACCAGTAATGAAGGGTTGTGTTGTGTTTGTATAGATCGTGGTATTAGATGGTATAGAGAAGCTGGGTCTGGTAccatataa